In Acidiphilium acidophilum, one genomic interval encodes:
- a CDS encoding ComEC/Rec2 family competence protein, giving the protein MRVRAGIRLGSERGRLFLFLPVAAGAGILIYFDLTREPPVWLSVAMAGGALVLLVALWRQVAARGVAALILAATLGFGRAQLQTLAMPPLLAVPHHGVTITGRVVAVDLLPTGRRISIASPRLNGSAPAARAVRVKLRRGDDVAVEAGDTVRLRALLYGASRPAYPGGWNFARDQFFSGLGAVGFAISPLDVTARASPSWFSALRQLREAIAARILADLPIDTGSIAATLLTGFEDAIPPAERQVFITAGLAHILAVAGLHIGIVMGTLYALTRFLAGFSEYLLLRVPAKIVASLVAFLGGVAYAALTGFHVPIVRSLAMAALVLAGVIAGRRALSLRGLALAALALMLLEPQAVPGPSFQMSFSAVLALIAGYEAMGRRFAMGGEGHGRKLLRHVAALAFTSFLAGGASMPFAAYHFQQIEPYYVLANLVAVPLTALVVLPLGMAALVLMPLHLERLTLIPMGWGIGIILRVARFVAGLPHALIEISPSPGYAVALVAIGLALLGLLRSGARVSGLVPVVLGLVAMTLGRPPDVLVSPTANLIGVRDAGVVRIVQAGRVDKFTLDQWRPVWAGMTSKVGRIGDVCDGGRCLAAQGRVLILADRDAAHAGCGDAVIVISPRPLRGACRKPGRVVIDRFTVWRDGAVAVRLTKRGAMIRTDRTVQGDRPWVPPWPRRWHRR; this is encoded by the coding sequence ATGCGCGTGAGGGCTGGCATTCGGCTCGGGAGCGAGCGGGGGCGTTTATTCCTGTTTCTGCCGGTTGCGGCTGGTGCCGGGATTCTGATCTATTTCGACCTGACGCGGGAACCGCCCGTCTGGCTGTCCGTGGCCATGGCGGGTGGGGCGCTGGTCTTGCTCGTCGCACTTTGGCGGCAGGTTGCGGCGCGCGGGGTGGCGGCACTCATTCTTGCCGCCACACTCGGCTTCGGGCGTGCCCAGTTGCAGACCCTGGCGATGCCGCCCCTGCTCGCGGTGCCGCATCATGGTGTGACCATCACGGGGCGGGTCGTCGCGGTCGATCTGCTGCCGACCGGGCGGCGGATCAGCATTGCTTCACCCCGGCTGAACGGCAGTGCGCCGGCGGCCCGGGCGGTGCGCGTCAAGCTGCGCCGGGGCGATGACGTTGCGGTCGAGGCCGGGGATACGGTCAGATTGCGCGCGCTGCTCTATGGCGCGTCGCGTCCGGCCTATCCGGGGGGGTGGAATTTTGCGCGCGACCAGTTTTTCTCCGGTCTCGGCGCGGTCGGCTTCGCGATTTCCCCCCTCGATGTCACGGCGCGCGCATCGCCCAGCTGGTTCAGCGCCCTGCGCCAGCTGCGCGAGGCGATCGCGGCGCGGATTCTGGCAGATCTGCCGATCGATACCGGTTCGATCGCGGCAACCCTTCTCACCGGCTTCGAGGATGCCATCCCGCCGGCCGAGCGCCAGGTTTTCATTACCGCCGGTCTTGCGCATATTCTGGCGGTCGCCGGGTTGCATATCGGCATCGTGATGGGAACGCTCTATGCGCTCACGCGGTTTCTGGCCGGGTTTTCCGAATATTTGTTGCTGCGCGTCCCGGCGAAGATCGTTGCGTCGCTGGTCGCGTTTCTCGGCGGTGTGGCCTATGCGGCGCTGACCGGATTTCATGTTCCGATCGTGCGCAGCCTGGCAATGGCGGCGCTGGTACTCGCGGGGGTCATCGCGGGTCGGCGGGCCCTGTCGCTGCGGGGGCTGGCACTTGCCGCTCTGGCGCTGATGCTGCTCGAACCGCAGGCGGTGCCGGGCCCGAGCTTTCAGATGAGCTTTTCCGCCGTGCTCGCGCTGATCGCCGGGTATGAGGCGATGGGCCGGCGGTTCGCGATGGGCGGGGAGGGGCATGGGCGGAAACTTCTCCGTCATGTCGCGGCGCTCGCTTTCACCTCGTTTCTGGCGGGTGGTGCGTCGATGCCGTTCGCGGCCTACCATTTCCAGCAGATCGAACCCTATTACGTGCTGGCCAATCTGGTCGCGGTGCCGCTTACCGCACTGGTGGTATTGCCCCTCGGCATGGCGGCGCTGGTGCTGATGCCACTTCATCTCGAACGCCTCACGCTGATCCCGATGGGGTGGGGGATCGGCATCATCCTTCGCGTCGCACGGTTCGTGGCTGGCCTACCGCATGCGTTGATCGAGATCAGCCCGAGTCCCGGCTACGCCGTCGCTCTGGTCGCGATCGGGCTTGCGTTACTCGGCCTGCTCCGCTCGGGCGCGCGTGTCAGCGGCCTCGTGCCAGTTGTTCTCGGGCTGGTCGCCATGACACTTGGTCGCCCGCCGGATGTTCTGGTCTCGCCGACCGCCAACCTGATCGGCGTGCGCGATGCAGGAGTGGTCCGCATCGTGCAAGCCGGACGCGTCGATAAATTCACCCTTGATCAGTGGCGTCCGGTCTGGGCCGGGATGACGTCCAAAGTCGGTCGGATCGGCGATGTGTGCGATGGTGGGCGTTGCCTTGCGGCACAGGGCAGGGTGCTGATCCTCGCCGATCGTGACGCCGCACACGCGGGCTGCGGCGATGCCGTGATTGTGATCTCGCCGCGGCCGTTGCGCGGCGCGTGCCGCAAGCCGGGGCGCGTGGTGATCGACCGGTTCACGGTGTGGCGGGACGGCGCGGTGGCGGTTCGGCTGACGAAGCGCGGGGCGATGATCAGGACGGACCGGACGGTGCAGGGAGACCGGCCCTGGGTGCCGCCGTGGCCCCGGCGCTGGCACCGGCGTTGA
- a CDS encoding DUF1800 domain-containing protein: MDSDLTHAMIRFGFGPLTGTVPATASARDWLRNQLRGPDPFLADPRSAGLPSGADALAARRDDVLTRKRILATGKPLKGNFKPVSRAMFLRDAQAQVDWALSTKAPFRERLVWFWANHFTTSIQQGGVAPLVGPFMREAIRPHVTGNFTTMVLAAERHPAMLLYLANAFSVGPGSRAGIRTHRGLNENLGRECMELHTVSLRAHYTQADVTNMAKLLTGWSIDPKAQPTGFKFRPMAHEPGSQIVLGRRFPPGEAGGIEALRFLSTHPTTYRALAHKLAWHFIADYPPQSAVDHLADVLTGTGGDLGATSIALISLKAAWTPLTKIKTPFDYVVSLARASGMAQPPVGLMLGSLRKLGQPLWAAPLPNGWSDHGSDWTGSDAVLARVDFAYTIAGRHDGAAPMDVAQSALGPLLQPATATAIATAGSPREALAMLFAAPEFQRR, encoded by the coding sequence ATGGACAGCGACCTTACCCATGCCATGATCCGTTTCGGCTTCGGCCCTTTGACCGGCACCGTGCCGGCCACCGCATCAGCAAGGGATTGGTTACGGAACCAGTTGCGCGGGCCGGACCCGTTTCTTGCCGATCCGCGGTCGGCGGGGTTGCCGAGCGGGGCCGATGCGTTGGCGGCGCGGCGGGATGACGTCCTGACCCGCAAGCGGATTTTAGCTACCGGCAAGCCGCTCAAGGGCAATTTCAAGCCGGTGAGCCGGGCAATGTTTCTGCGCGATGCACAGGCACAGGTTGATTGGGCCCTGAGCACCAAGGCGCCGTTTCGCGAACGTCTGGTGTGGTTCTGGGCCAATCATTTCACCACCTCGATCCAGCAGGGCGGTGTCGCACCGCTGGTCGGCCCGTTTATGCGCGAGGCAATCAGGCCGCATGTGACGGGTAATTTCACCACGATGGTTCTGGCCGCGGAGCGCCATCCGGCGATGCTGTTATATCTGGCGAATGCGTTTTCGGTGGGGCCGGGCAGCCGGGCCGGAATCCGCACCCATCGGGGGCTGAACGAAAATCTGGGTCGCGAATGCATGGAATTGCACACGGTGAGCCTGCGGGCGCACTACACCCAGGCCGACGTCACCAACATGGCGAAGCTGCTCACCGGCTGGTCGATCGATCCCAAGGCGCAGCCCACCGGGTTCAAGTTCCGGCCCATGGCCCATGAGCCGGGATCGCAGATCGTGCTGGGCCGGCGATTTCCACCCGGCGAAGCGGGCGGGATCGAAGCGTTGCGGTTCCTGTCGACGCACCCAACCACCTATCGCGCGCTGGCGCACAAGCTGGCATGGCATTTCATCGCCGATTATCCACCGCAATCGGCGGTCGATCATCTGGCGGACGTGCTGACCGGAACCGGAGGCGATCTCGGGGCAACCTCCATAGCATTGATCAGCCTGAAGGCCGCGTGGACCCCGCTGACCAAGATCAAGACCCCGTTCGATTACGTTGTCTCCCTTGCGCGGGCGAGCGGCATGGCGCAGCCGCCGGTCGGCCTGATGCTCGGCAGCCTGCGCAAACTCGGCCAACCGCTCTGGGCGGCGCCTTTACCCAATGGCTGGTCCGATCACGGATCGGACTGGACCGGATCGGACGCAGTGCTGGCGCGGGTGGATTTCGCCTATACGATCGCCGGGCGGCATGATGGGGCGGCACCGATGGATGTGGCGCAATCCGCCCTCGGTCCACTCCTGCAACCCGCGACCGCCACCGCGATCGCTACCGCCGGTTCGCCGCGCGAAGCTCTGGCCATGCTGTTCGCCGCCCCCGAATTCCAGAGGAGATAG